The Planctomonas sp. JC2975 genome has a segment encoding these proteins:
- a CDS encoding DUF3846 domain-containing protein, with product MLNGMLVNTEGAMRSVQVDDRNAVTLRWSRQAALGCDYLNVVRMSDGIDCWVDDEGLYRGEFNPVLTVMTDRTRYTSPLLGSGLFLGRIAATGAMASLTGEQIATIWQWWLAASREVTNAPVAV from the coding sequence ATGTTGAACGGGATGCTGGTCAACACGGAGGGCGCGATGCGCTCGGTGCAGGTCGACGACAGGAACGCGGTGACCCTGAGGTGGTCGAGGCAGGCAGCGCTGGGGTGCGACTACCTGAATGTGGTGCGGATGTCGGACGGGATCGACTGCTGGGTTGATGACGAGGGTCTGTACAGGGGGGAGTTCAACCCGGTCCTGACGGTGATGACGGACCGGACCCGGTACACCTCGCCGTTGCTGGGCTCCGGGCTGTTCCTCGGCCGGATCGCCGCGACGGGGGCGATGGCGTCGCTGACCGGCGAGCAGATCGCGACCATCTGGCAGTGGTGGCTGGCGGCGAGCCGCGAAGTCACGAACGCCCCGGTCGCCGTCTGA
- a CDS encoding ParB N-terminal domain-containing protein: protein MSSKKNTTEADGPAATVDVSAIAVELIDPAVAVLDANVRTVVDVPLEFIDSIRADGVREPVKARRGEDGTVYIYDGQRRLQAAREAGLAAIPAVFGLAEQGGTVAARITDQLRTFARDELTTLDRVAAVQQLSLEGASVTRIARSTGTSKKRVADILTVAGSATATQAATEYGQQLTL, encoded by the coding sequence ATGAGCAGCAAGAAGAACACCACCGAGGCGGACGGCCCAGCGGCGACGGTGGATGTCAGCGCGATCGCGGTCGAGCTGATCGACCCGGCCGTCGCGGTCTTGGACGCCAACGTCCGCACGGTCGTGGATGTGCCGTTGGAGTTCATCGACTCGATCCGCGCGGACGGGGTGCGGGAGCCGGTGAAGGCCCGCCGTGGCGAGGACGGCACCGTGTACATCTACGACGGGCAGCGCCGCCTCCAGGCGGCCCGGGAAGCCGGGCTGGCAGCGATCCCGGCCGTGTTCGGGCTGGCCGAGCAGGGCGGCACCGTGGCGGCACGGATCACCGATCAGTTGCGCACCTTCGCCCGGGACGAGCTGACAACCCTGGACCGGGTTGCCGCGGTGCAGCAGTTGAGCCTGGAAGGCGCCAGCGTGACCCGGATCGCACGCAGCACCGGCACGTCGAAGAAGCGAGTGGCCGACATCCTCACGGTGGCGGGGTCTGCGACGGCGACGCAGGCCGCGACCGAGTACGGGCAGCAGTTGACTCT